A genomic region of Dictyoglomus sp. NZ13-RE01 contains the following coding sequences:
- a CDS encoding N-acetyltransferase, whose product MEIVEVVSKKEKKDFIMFPFELYKNDPLWVPPLISDMKKIINGEGSLLFQSGPHTFFLAYKGNKVVGRLAVGIDEKTNKIQNKSEGYITLFESINDREVAFSLIDTAIKWLKSKGITYVSAFVSPTNGDDYRGMLIENFQDPPLIYTTYNPPYYIDLFENYGFKKDHVFLAFKYNLKSLPLDNALKVIEYAKRKYNFIVRPADYSRVREEALAIQKVIARSLIPLEYDYLLPPTEEEMLAIAKDLKSFIPPQFVQLAWSGDEPIGVAVAIPDYNQVLKKLNGRLFPIGWLKYLWYKRKITRARVFILFVVPEYQSKGVPSALFIELLKHARNIGYEFAEGSTININNEKMCREAEGAGGIPYKKYAIYGKSIES is encoded by the coding sequence ATGGAAATTGTAGAGGTTGTATCAAAAAAAGAGAAGAAAGACTTTATAATGTTTCCTTTTGAATTATATAAAAACGATCCTTTATGGGTACCTCCTTTAATTAGTGATATGAAGAAAATAATTAATGGAGAGGGAAGCCTTCTTTTTCAAAGTGGTCCACACACATTTTTCTTAGCTTATAAAGGGAACAAGGTTGTAGGAAGACTTGCTGTAGGTATAGATGAAAAGACAAATAAAATTCAAAATAAAAGTGAAGGATATATCACTTTATTTGAGAGTATAAATGATAGAGAAGTAGCCTTTTCTCTTATTGATACCGCAATAAAATGGTTGAAATCAAAAGGCATTACCTATGTTTCAGCCTTTGTATCTCCAACAAACGGTGATGATTACAGAGGAATGTTAATTGAAAATTTTCAAGATCCACCCCTCATCTATACAACTTATAACCCTCCTTATTATATTGATCTTTTTGAAAATTATGGATTTAAAAAAGACCATGTTTTCTTAGCTTTTAAATACAATTTAAAATCTCTACCTTTAGATAACGCATTAAAGGTAATAGAATATGCTAAGAGAAAATATAATTTTATAGTAAGACCTGCAGACTACTCTCGTGTTAGAGAAGAGGCATTAGCAATACAAAAGGTTATTGCAAGATCTTTAATACCTTTGGAGTACGATTACCTTCTTCCCCCAACAGAGGAAGAAATGCTTGCTATTGCAAAAGACCTAAAGAGTTTTATTCCCCCACAATTTGTTCAATTAGCCTGGTCAGGTGATGAACCTATAGGTGTTGCCGTAGCCATTCCAGATTATAATCAGGTATTGAAAAAACTAAATGGTAGGTTATTTCCCATTGGTTGGTTAAAATATCTTTGGTATAAGAGAAAAATAACAAGAGCAAGAGTATTTATACTTTTTGTAGTACCAGAATATCAGTCAAAAGGTGTGCCATCCGCTCTCTTTATTGAGTTACTTAAGCATGCAAGAAACATTGGATATGAATTTGCGGAGGGGTCTACAATAAATATTAATAATGAAAAGATGTGTAGAGAAGCTGAAGGAGCAGGTGGTATTCCTTATAAAAAATATGCCATATATGGAAAAAGTATTGAATCTTGA
- a CDS encoding transcriptional regulator codes for MEKEKNKLTIEECEGLADVFKSLSSSVRVHILCTLSEGEKSAGEIAKAVNASFANTSQNLKDLYNLGLLKKKRVGQHVYYALANDDVMELLKLVYKLRYRTVTK; via the coding sequence ATGGAGAAGGAGAAGAATAAATTAACAATCGAAGAGTGTGAAGGCTTAGCAGATGTTTTTAAATCTCTTTCAAGCTCTGTAAGAGTACATATACTTTGTACTCTATCAGAGGGAGAAAAGAGTGCTGGAGAAATTGCAAAAGCAGTCAATGCATCCTTTGCTAACACATCCCAAAACCTAAAAGACCTATATAATTTAGGTCTATTAAAGAAGAAGAGAGTTGGACAACATGTTTATTATGCTCTTGCTAATGATGATGTAATGGAATTATTAAAGTTGGTTTATAAGCTTAGATATAGAACTGTAACTAAATAA
- a CDS encoding heat-shock protein: MKKDEIFLKESDYFRSQIYRLVDCFYRQGSRVPFQWGAWIPAVDVYETEDKIVVLVDIAGVSKDNIDLTFQQNKLIIKGTRPAKVYSDPEIYYQMEINFGPFERVIELPCPVDGENAEAIYKEGFLEIILPKK; this comes from the coding sequence ATGAAGAAAGATGAAATCTTTTTAAAAGAAAGTGACTATTTCCGCAGTCAAATATACAGATTGGTTGATTGTTTTTATAGGCAAGGTAGTAGGGTACCTTTTCAATGGGGTGCCTGGATACCAGCAGTAGATGTGTATGAAACAGAGGATAAAATAGTAGTCTTAGTAGATATTGCAGGTGTAAGCAAAGATAACATTGATCTGACCTTTCAACAAAATAAGTTGATTATAAAGGGAACAAGACCTGCAAAAGTATATTCAGACCCAGAAATATATTATCAAATGGAGATAAATTTTGGACCTTTTGAGAGAGTTATAGAACTACCATGTCCAGTGGATGGAGAAAATGCAGAAGCAATTTACAAAGAAGGTTTCTTAGAGATCATTCTTCCCAAAAAGTAA
- the gap gene encoding type I glyceraldehyde-3-phosphate dehydrogenase produces the protein MAVKVGINGFGRIGRQVLKALLDFYADKIEVVAVNDITDTKTLAHLFKYDSNYGAFKGDVKYTDKSIVIDGKEIKVFAEKDPANLPWKDLGVQVVIESTGLFTDAEKAKVHITSGGAKKVIISAPAKGEDITIVLGVNEEKYDPEKHHIISNASCTTNSLAPVAKVLLDNFGIEKGLMTTVHSYTNDQRVLDLPHKDLRRARAAALNIIPTSTGAAKAIGKVIPELDGKMHGVALRVPTPTVSVTDLVCVLQKNVTVEEVNSAFKKAAEGRMKGILGVTEEELVSSDFKGTTYSTVVDLPSTIVIGGNLVKVFAWYDNEWGYSCRLADLTNFIAERL, from the coding sequence ATGGCGGTAAAAGTAGGTATAAATGGCTTTGGTAGAATTGGTAGACAAGTTTTGAAGGCTTTATTAGATTTTTATGCTGATAAAATTGAAGTAGTGGCTGTTAATGATATTACTGACACCAAAACTCTTGCTCATTTATTTAAATATGATTCCAACTATGGAGCCTTTAAAGGTGATGTAAAATACACTGATAAATCAATTGTTATAGATGGAAAGGAAATTAAAGTATTTGCAGAAAAAGACCCAGCTAATTTACCTTGGAAGGATCTTGGAGTACAAGTAGTTATAGAATCTACTGGATTATTTACTGATGCAGAGAAAGCAAAGGTACATATTACTTCCGGAGGAGCAAAGAAAGTAATTATCTCTGCACCAGCTAAAGGTGAAGATATTACTATCGTACTTGGAGTTAACGAGGAAAAGTATGATCCAGAAAAACATCATATAATTTCTAATGCCTCTTGTACAACCAACAGTTTGGCTCCAGTCGCAAAAGTATTGTTAGATAATTTTGGTATTGAAAAGGGCTTGATGACTACTGTACACTCCTACACAAACGACCAAAGAGTCTTAGATTTACCCCACAAAGATCTAAGAAGAGCAAGAGCTGCAGCACTAAATATTATTCCTACTTCTACTGGTGCTGCAAAGGCTATTGGTAAAGTTATACCAGAACTCGATGGTAAAATGCATGGAGTTGCATTAAGGGTTCCAACTCCAACAGTATCAGTAACAGATTTAGTTTGTGTACTCCAAAAGAATGTTACAGTAGAAGAAGTAAACTCTGCATTTAAGAAGGCTGCTGAGGGAAGAATGAAGGGAATCTTAGGAGTTACAGAGGAAGAATTAGTATCTTCTGATTTCAAGGGAACAACATATTCTACTGTTGTAGACTTACCATCAACTATCGTAATTGGAGGAAATTTAGTAAAAGTATTTGCTTGGTATGATAACGAGTGGGGCTATTCTTGTAGATTAGCAGATTTAACAAACTTTATTGCAGAAAGACTATAA
- the lon gene encoding endopeptidase La, producing the protein MDEQELKNLPEIPEILPILPLRETVVYPQMLIPLVVGREKSLKLIEDAAAGNKIIGLCMQKTPVEEPTYDDIHRIGTAGIIVRMLRFPDNTIRLFVQGLQRIKIEEFIQSEPYFKAKVSLIKETYEKTIEIEGAMRNIISLFQRMASLIPQFPEELLINAMNIQDPGRLADFIAFNLNINVNEKQEILETIDIKERLQKVTFYLNREIEILEIANKIQNDVKNEIEKSQREYFLRQQMKAIQKELGEIDPREMEVNELRQKLQEAKLPPEAMKEAERELERLAQMPPGSAEYTVTRTYLDWMISLPWSKSTVDNLDIQKAKEVLDEDHYDLEKVKERILEYLAVRKLKEDMKGPILCFVGPPGVGKTSLGKSIARALGRKFVRISLGGIRDEAEIRGHRRTYVGALPGRIIQGMRKAESNNPVFMLDEIDKIGTDFRGDPAAALLEVLDPEQNNSFVDNYLGVPFDLSKVMFIATANVLYTIPPALLDRMEILELPGYTEIEKIGIAKGFLIPRQLKEHGLSEEQLSFEEDAIRKIIREYTREAGVRNLEREIASICRKVAKGYAEGSITEKVVITEEEIPKYLGVPKYTYGMKGEKDEIGVATGLAWTEAGGDILFVEALVVEGRGNLILTGKLGEVMQESAKAALSYVRSKAKELNINYEIFEKSDIHIHVPSGAIPKDGPSAGVTIATALASALTKRPVKKDIGMTGEITLRGKVLPVGGIREKVLAAHRAGLSAVIMPKENEKDLEEIPEIVRKELKFYFVEHADEVLNLALLEVKASDTERKPEEVRGS; encoded by the coding sequence ATGGACGAACAAGAATTAAAAAATCTACCCGAAATTCCAGAGATATTGCCTATTTTGCCTCTAAGGGAAACTGTTGTCTACCCCCAAATGTTAATTCCGTTAGTTGTTGGAAGGGAGAAAAGCCTAAAGCTTATTGAGGATGCTGCAGCAGGGAATAAAATTATAGGACTTTGCATGCAGAAAACTCCTGTGGAAGAGCCCACTTACGATGATATACATAGAATAGGAACAGCTGGAATAATAGTAAGAATGTTAAGATTTCCAGACAATACTATAAGACTATTTGTCCAAGGTTTACAAAGAATAAAAATAGAAGAGTTTATACAGAGTGAGCCATACTTCAAAGCTAAAGTCTCTCTTATAAAAGAAACCTACGAAAAAACTATAGAAATAGAGGGAGCAATGAGAAATATTATCTCCCTCTTCCAAAGAATGGCATCCCTAATACCTCAATTCCCAGAAGAGCTTTTAATTAATGCAATGAACATTCAGGATCCAGGAAGATTAGCAGACTTCATTGCCTTTAATCTAAACATTAATGTAAATGAAAAGCAAGAAATTTTAGAAACCATAGATATTAAGGAGAGACTTCAAAAAGTTACCTTCTATCTCAATAGAGAAATAGAAATATTAGAAATAGCAAATAAAATTCAAAATGATGTTAAGAACGAGATAGAGAAAAGCCAAAGAGAATACTTCTTAAGACAACAAATGAAAGCTATACAAAAGGAGTTAGGAGAAATTGATCCTCGTGAAATGGAGGTAAATGAACTAAGACAAAAATTACAAGAGGCAAAACTACCTCCAGAAGCAATGAAAGAGGCAGAAAGGGAATTAGAAAGACTTGCCCAGATGCCCCCAGGATCTGCCGAATACACTGTAACAAGAACTTACTTGGATTGGATGATTTCTCTACCTTGGAGTAAGAGTACTGTAGATAATTTAGATATACAAAAGGCGAAAGAAGTATTGGATGAAGATCATTATGATTTAGAAAAAGTAAAGGAAAGAATATTAGAATACTTAGCGGTGAGAAAATTAAAAGAGGATATGAAAGGACCTATTCTTTGCTTTGTAGGACCCCCAGGAGTTGGTAAAACATCCTTAGGTAAATCTATAGCAAGAGCCTTAGGAAGAAAATTTGTAAGGATATCCTTAGGTGGAATAAGAGATGAGGCAGAGATAAGAGGTCATAGAAGAACATACGTTGGAGCATTACCAGGTAGAATAATACAAGGAATGAGAAAGGCGGAGTCAAACAATCCTGTATTTATGCTTGATGAAATTGACAAAATTGGTACAGACTTTAGAGGAGATCCTGCAGCAGCATTATTAGAAGTTTTAGATCCCGAACAGAATAATAGCTTTGTAGATAATTACTTAGGAGTTCCCTTTGATCTTTCTAAGGTAATGTTTATAGCAACTGCAAATGTGCTTTATACAATTCCTCCAGCTCTTTTAGATAGAATGGAGATCTTGGAGCTTCCAGGATATACTGAAATAGAAAAGATTGGAATTGCAAAGGGATTCCTTATCCCAAGACAATTAAAAGAACATGGTCTAAGTGAGGAACAACTTAGTTTTGAGGAAGATGCTATTAGAAAGATTATAAGAGAATATACAAGAGAAGCAGGGGTAAGAAACTTAGAGAGAGAAATAGCATCAATATGTAGAAAGGTTGCAAAAGGATATGCAGAGGGGAGTATTACTGAGAAAGTAGTTATTACTGAAGAGGAGATTCCTAAATATTTAGGTGTCCCAAAATATACATATGGCATGAAGGGAGAAAAAGACGAAATAGGAGTTGCTACAGGTTTAGCATGGACTGAAGCTGGAGGAGACATCTTATTTGTAGAAGCATTGGTAGTTGAAGGAAGAGGTAATTTAATATTGACAGGTAAATTAGGAGAAGTAATGCAGGAGTCTGCCAAAGCGGCACTTTCTTATGTTAGATCAAAGGCAAAAGAGTTAAATATCAACTACGAAATCTTTGAAAAGTCAGATATACATATTCATGTGCCATCTGGTGCCATACCTAAGGATGGTCCATCCGCAGGAGTAACCATTGCAACTGCCCTTGCATCTGCTCTTACTAAAAGACCTGTCAAGAAAGATATTGGAATGACTGGTGAGATCACATTGAGAGGTAAAGTTCTTCCTGTAGGAGGAATTAGGGAGAAAGTTTTAGCAGCACATAGAGCAGGACTTTCCGCAGTAATTATGCCTAAAGAAAATGAGAAGGACTTAGAAGAGATTCCAGAAATAGTAAGGAAAGAATTGAAGTTTTACTTTGTAGAGCATGCGGACGAGGTTTTAAATCTTGCCCTTTTGGAGGTGAAGGCGAGTGATACTGAAAGAAAGCCTGAGGAGGTTAGGGGATCTTAA
- a CDS encoding 16S rRNA (guanine(527)-N(7))-methyltransferase RsmG: MERYKFEKSLKDKLFNFNINLTQSEIDLFYTYYEILVFWNKKFNLTAIEDEQEIILKHFVDSLILKLTIENEELEKVIDIGTGAGFPGVPLKIINQNWKLTLLEAQKKKVEFLKELIKELNLKDVEILWDRAENLGRMRGFRENFDLVLARGVAKPEIVLEYAVPFVKINKIYLAQTTPKSIDHWKEVSKISEMLGAKWEKEYYFSFDDNNRAVIKFRKIRSTPEKYPRKPGIPEKRPLDPSKL; encoded by the coding sequence ATGGAAAGATATAAGTTTGAAAAAAGCTTAAAAGATAAACTATTTAATTTTAATATAAATCTTACCCAGTCTGAGATTGATTTGTTTTATACATATTACGAAATACTCGTTTTTTGGAATAAAAAATTCAATTTAACTGCTATAGAAGATGAACAGGAAATAATATTAAAACACTTTGTAGATTCTTTAATACTAAAATTAACCATTGAAAATGAGGAGCTCGAAAAAGTTATTGATATAGGAACTGGAGCAGGTTTTCCAGGAGTCCCATTAAAAATAATAAATCAAAATTGGAAATTAACACTTCTTGAAGCCCAAAAGAAAAAAGTTGAATTCCTTAAAGAGCTAATAAAGGAACTTAATTTAAAAGATGTAGAAATTTTATGGGATAGAGCGGAAAATTTGGGAAGAATGAGAGGTTTCAGAGAAAATTTTGACCTGGTATTAGCAAGAGGCGTGGCAAAACCAGAGATTGTTTTAGAATATGCTGTTCCTTTTGTAAAAATTAATAAGATCTATTTAGCTCAAACAACTCCTAAAAGTATTGATCATTGGAAAGAAGTTTCAAAAATATCTGAGATGTTAGGAGCTAAATGGGAAAAAGAATATTACTTTTCCTTTGATGACAATAATAGAGCTGTAATTAAGTTTAGAAAAATAAGATCTACTCCTGAAAAATACCCAAGAAAGCCGGGAATTCCCGAAAAAAGACCATTAGATCCAAGCAAATTATGA
- a CDS encoding ATP phosphoribosyltransferase regulatory subunit produces the protein MQIVENISEIIRDTLRKRGYKEIIVPTMGDLSLWKENNIVKIIDGKGRVVALRPEITSLVIQKVSYYGEPLRLYYMGPIFSYINGEIQERYQIGWELIEENKISRDFEAIYLIYEIFSKLNIKEFIIEINSTKIWNYLYSKEKEENMEKLRKFALKRDYVSLIEESLNKELMKSLVYYPRSVIKDNDINTVLEELKSFKDELIKGGIDNEKISISPILLRPYEYYDGIIFQVYISNLKKAIGGGGSYIKYNEKGEKISGIGFAFIEDNLREIYK, from the coding sequence ATGCAGATAGTAGAGAATATATCTGAGATTATTAGAGATACATTAAGAAAAAGGGGTTATAAAGAGATTATAGTCCCCACAATGGGAGATCTTTCCTTATGGAAAGAAAACAATATTGTGAAGATTATAGATGGGAAAGGTAGGGTAGTTGCATTAAGACCAGAAATAACATCCCTTGTAATACAAAAAGTTTCCTATTATGGAGAACCCCTAAGACTTTATTATATGGGACCAATATTTTCCTATATAAATGGGGAAATTCAGGAGAGATATCAAATAGGGTGGGAGTTAATTGAAGAGAATAAAATTTCAAGAGATTTTGAGGCTATATATCTTATATATGAGATATTTTCAAAACTAAATATAAAGGAGTTCATCATCGAGATAAATTCCACTAAAATTTGGAACTATTTGTACTCCAAAGAAAAAGAAGAAAATATGGAAAAACTGAGGAAATTTGCCTTGAAAAGAGATTATGTGAGTTTAATAGAAGAGTCTTTAAATAAGGAATTAATGAAATCTTTGGTTTATTATCCAAGAAGTGTTATCAAGGATAATGACATTAATACAGTCCTTGAAGAACTAAAATCTTTTAAAGATGAGTTAATAAAGGGCGGTATAGATAATGAAAAAATTTCTATTTCTCCAATACTTTTAAGACCATATGAATATTACGATGGCATTATTTTTCAGGTTTATATTTCTAATCTTAAAAAAGCTATTGGTGGTGGGGGAAGTTATATTAAGTATAATGAAAAGGGAGAAAAGATAAGTGGGATTGGTTTTGCTTTTATTGAGGATAATTTAAGAGAAATCTATAAATAA